One region of Panulirus ornatus isolate Po-2019 chromosome 42, ASM3632096v1, whole genome shotgun sequence genomic DNA includes:
- the LOC139762038 gene encoding uncharacterized protein has translation MAVTGNKKTSLFSISSLKKAIKNLLKKTHPKREEKKAEADKAVYRVDFEAEIEDNLANEALEARFIQIIEASPAALDLNMNLKGSMMVKVAPELDVQFGTFWTTDDDDSWTLCKDLFTSSAAARPATKA, from the coding sequence ATGGCTGTCACTGGCAACAAAAAGACGTCTCTCTTCAGCATCAGCAGTCTGAAGAAGGCCATTAAGAATCTCCTGAAGAAGACCCATCCCaagagggaagagaagaaagccGAGGCAGACAAGGCTGTCTACCGTGTCGACTTCGAGGCCGAGATCGAGGACAACCTCGCCAACGAAGCCTTGGAGGCACGCTTCATCCAGATTATCGAAGCCTCCCCTGCGGCCTTAGACCTCAACATGAACCTGAAGGGGTCGATGATGGTGAAGGTCGCCCCAGAGTTGGACGTCCAGTTCGGCACCTTCTGGACTACTGACGACGACGATAGCTGGACCCTGTGCAAGGATCTCTTCACCTCCTCGGCAGCTGCCCGCCCCGCCACTAAGGCGTAG